The genome window GTCGCCTTGGCAGTCCTCGTCCAAGGCGGTGTTCAGGTCGCCGACGATGAGCGCGCGGTCGTCGGCGCGGGCCTCGGCGAAGGACAGGACGCAATCCCAGAACTCGCGTTTGTTCCAGACTTCCGTCTGGTTCGGCACATGGACGGCGAGCAGCGTCATGTCCGCGTCGCAGTGTTCGACCGCCACCCATCTGTGCGAACTGGTAGGCGTGGCCGGGACCGCGACCGGACGGAGCTCCCCGGCGGACAGGACGCAGACACAGTTCAGTCCGGTCGTCCGGACCCCTTCGGCCACGGCCCCGCAGGCGTCCTTGTGGTGTCCGAGGGGCGCGAGGAGCGTCCTCAACTCCCGCCCTGGCGCGGCCCTGTATTCGGTCAGGACGATGACGTCGGGTGCTTCTTCGATGAGGACCCGAGCGATCTCGGCGCTGCGGCGGCCCCCGCCCGCCCGGATGTTCCACGCCGCCAGTTTCATCCCGGTCCAGTTTGAACGAAGGCCCGACCCGTCTGCGGTCGCTCTGCCGGCGCTTGACTGGGCTGCCCTGCAGGGGCTCTAACGGCCCTCGAAGCATGTCCCCGCGACGTGCGACACGGCCAACAAACCCCGTATCGCCGACCGCGTTCTGAGCCCTTTCCGTAATCCGTCCGTATCACGACCGTAATCCGTCCGTATCACTCGAGATACGCAAGGACGTCGGTCGGCAAGCGGAACAGGGAAGGAACCGCCTGACATTGTGGGGGGTCGGACGCCGCACCGCCGATGACGTGCCGTGGAAGGAAGTGGTCAAAAGTCCGGTTCTGGTCGAAATCAAGACACCTTTCTTGACTACGAAACGGCACAAGAGTCCTTCAGCCACTTCGTCCGTTCCCCCACCAGAGGTTGAATTCGTCCAACGGTAGCGAGAAACGACCACTTGTAGTGACGGAACCGCCGGCACAATGTCCGAGACGGCTCCTTTTGGAGAGGACGACATGCACTTGACAGTCTCGAACCCGCTCATCCGGCTCGCGTGGCCGGTCCTGGCCTTGACCCTGGCCGCGCCGGCCCGCGCCGACTACTACACGACCTACAACGACACGACGAACCTGATCGGCGGGATCTCTCGCTGCGACGACGCCGGGACCGTCATCGGGACGTTCGGAGAGAACGTCCTCTACTATCCCATTTCGGTCGCCTTCGACAAGTTCGGCGTGCTCTATGTCGGCGACTATGGGAACGGCAAGGTCCAGAGGTTCCTGCCCGACGGCACGTGGGTCGGCGAGTTCGCCGACGTCGGGGACCAGATCAGCTCGATCGCGTTCCATCCGGACGGCAGCTTGCTCGTTTCGCGTTACGTCGGCGGGGCGGTCTGGCGCTTCGCTGCGGACGGGACGCCTCTTGGAGAGTTCGTCGCCGACACCGGGTTCCAGCGGAACGGCCAAATGGCGTTCGACGCGGCGGGCAACTTCTATATCCCGTCTTGGACGGAGTCGACGATCAATCAGTACGACACCGACGGGAACTACCTCGGCGTGTTCTCCGACACGGACAAGTCGGGCATCTACGGCCCGACCGGGATCGCGTTCGACGCGTTCGGTCAGATGGTCGTCACCGAGTACACGACCTACGGACTGAAACTGTTGGACGGAGGCGGGTTCCTCGCCGCCGATCTGGGAGCCACGTTCGGCGAACCCGAATATGTCACCGTCGAGGCCGACGGTACGTACCTGATCCCCTACTTTTATCTGAACACGGTCCATCGCTTCGCAGCAGACGGCACCGACCTAGGCGAGTTCACGACGGCGCCCGGGCCCTACCAGACCGTGAAGGGTGCGTACTACACGGTGCCGGACGGTTATACGCGGTTGCGCGGCAAGGTCGACAGCGGCGGCGTCGAGAGCCTCTGGTCGGTCGATGCCGACGTGTTGCGCGTTTGCAGGTTCGTGGTGGCGAACTCGGTCGAACCGCCCGTCCAGGTCAAGGTCCACGGGACGCTTCCAGTGAGCGAGGCGTCGACGCTTTCAGTCTGGATGACCTCGAGGATGGCGTCCAACGGGTTCTTCAAGCAGGAACTGATCATGATCGACGAGAACGGGGTCGAAAGCCCGACGATGCGACGGACGGACACGGTGAACACGGGAGGTGCCATCGTCTCGCTCCAGACCGACGACGCCGCGTCGTTCATCGGTGACGACGGATCGGTCTCGGTCCGGTACAACGTCCGCCCTTCGGGCCCGGTCTCGGTCCAATTGTGGTGCCATGAGGCCGACCAGATCCTTTGGACGGCCGCTCCCTAGTCACGTCGGGATTTGGAAGCGGCACGGCACGGACGCCCGGGCGCACCGGCACCCCTATGCCAGGGGTGCCGGTGCCTGTATGGGGCGACGTCTCCTCAAGGGCCGAACGCGTAGAGCTTTCCGTCCAGACACCCGGCGTAAAGCGTGCCGTCGTCCCCGATCGCCGGGTTGGACGTGAAGAGGGCC of Armatimonadota bacterium contains these proteins:
- a CDS encoding endonuclease/exonuclease/phosphatase family protein, producing MKLAAWNIRAGGGRRSAEIARVLIEEAPDVIVLTEYRAAPGRELRTLLAPLGHHKDACGAVAEGVRTTGLNCVCVLSAGELRPVAVPATPTSSHRWVAVEHCDADMTLLAVHVPNQTEVWNKREFWDCVLSFAEARADDRALIVGDLNTALDEDCQGDPIREAVFLKHLIATGWTDAWRACNPETSEYSWFSHRQNGFRLDHCYVSPALAHDVTTCRFRHDVRTERISDHSLLTVEFR
- a CDS encoding NHL repeat-containing protein, translated to MHLTVSNPLIRLAWPVLALTLAAPARADYYTTYNDTTNLIGGISRCDDAGTVIGTFGENVLYYPISVAFDKFGVLYVGDYGNGKVQRFLPDGTWVGEFADVGDQISSIAFHPDGSLLVSRYVGGAVWRFAADGTPLGEFVADTGFQRNGQMAFDAAGNFYIPSWTESTINQYDTDGNYLGVFSDTDKSGIYGPTGIAFDAFGQMVVTEYTTYGLKLLDGGGFLAADLGATFGEPEYVTVEADGTYLIPYFYLNTVHRFAADGTDLGEFTTAPGPYQTVKGAYYTVPDGYTRLRGKVDSGGVESLWSVDADVLRVCRFVVANSVEPPVQVKVHGTLPVSEASTLSVWMTSRMASNGFFKQELIMIDENGVESPTMRRTDTVNTGGAIVSLQTDDAASFIGDDGSVSVRYNVRPSGPVSVQLWCHEADQILWTAAP